One Odontesthes bonariensis isolate fOdoBon6 chromosome 12, fOdoBon6.hap1, whole genome shotgun sequence genomic window, CTTGCAATGTGGGTCCATCAATGAGCGAATACACAGTAAGaagtagggctgaacgatataccGTATCAATATCTagatatgaacattcaagaTATTAATATCGCAAATTCAACGATATCAACGATATAGATTTTCCCCGCATGTGCAGCTCAGGCAGTCgcaaacatcattttaacgCTTGCACTTATGTAGAGCTGAACTCAGCCAATGACAAACATccgagggagggagggagggagacggAGACACACAAACTACATTCACAGAGGGGaaattaaaaagagaagcaTGAGTGCGGAAGATAAGGCCGGCGCAGAATCTGCGCATTCGACGGATTTAGTGGCAAAAAATAAGTCATTCTCCATtatttggaggtattttggattCAGAAAAGAGGATGTGAACCAGAGCGAGGTGTTGTGCAGGTCGTGCTTGGCAAAAAATGCGACGAGGTAAGGCAGCACAACAAACATGTTCCACCACCTGAAACAACGCCACCGCTGCATGAAGAGTGTATTGCAATGAGAGAAACGGCGGAGAAGTGAAGCCCAAGCAAAGTTTGATTGCTGATGCGTTCAGTAGCGTTACGCCATGAGTCGACGTCCACCAGGCACAAAGGCATTACAGATGCTGTAACATACCACATGCCAACGTGGTGCCCGTGTACACCGTCACAAAAGAGGGCTTTCAGAATGGTTCAGACGCTGGACAAACGTTACAAAATACCATCCCGAACATATTTTAATCAAGTGGCCATTCCAAAAATCTACAAcgaatgtaaaataaatgttgaatccGAGCTCCGTGAAATTGAACGTTTTGCCACAACCACGGACCTGTGGTCGAGCCGGACGACTGAACCTTACATCAGTTTAGAGGTCCATTTTATAACAACAAACTTCCAACTCAAGACCCGATGAATGCAGACGTCCTTCTTTTgtattatgttttttatttttcagaaaaatgctTCGTTTTCACTGAACCCACAGTCATATCGTATCGATATCGAGATatctggcatgaatatcgagatatgaaattttgtccatatcgttcagccctagtaaggacacaaaaacagttttgcgAGAGCCAAGAAACAAGAATCTGTTATGTTCAGAAGCTGCAGTAAAAGGGTCACCATGGCCTACACCCATAAACATTTGATTGGATATGATCCTTGTAGATGGCAGCTTCTTTACCATGCGCTCAAAGGGATCCTCGGTCTCAGCAGCCTTGTCCAGCAGCTCGCTGTACTCCAGCTCCTCACACATACGCTGCAGGGTGTTGAGGGGCTCGTTAAGCTCCACAGGCATGGACACCTTGGACAGGTCCTTGCCGATGTTGTTCCTCAAAATGTTCCATAGGTTGATGTTGCTGGTGTCAGGACAGGGTGCCGGCAGACAGATACGCCGCCCGTTACGGAAGGCGCTGCCAGCAAAGTCTCCGTTGGCCACTGAAAGGAAAACCCCGCATATTTACTACATTCACTGCTGTTCCAAAAAAACATACTGTTGAAAATATAATCGTTATCTCCTTAAAATCCAGGTTAATATCTTCCATCCAATCAAAAGTCCAAGTACAGGAAAGCTGTAACACTTTAACTAGTTGATtcactgtcatttttttttgtgaaacaaaTTGTAGTAAAAGTTTCATCAACGTTTCAAGAAATAAAAATGGCATAAATTCTTCAATTCTAGTTTAGAAATGAACAGCTTTTATTTGTTGGTGTGCAAGGAATGAGCAGAATTAGAGCAGAACATTTTCAGACGTCCCACTTATACTTGATTTAAGggccacagtaaaaaaaaaacacgtcggtacttaaaggtggggtaggggttctttttctggagcatttttttacatattgcttgaaatactcttcacacccccattgcaaccaattaattaaaagttttgatacaaaaatgaaaagttttagtggcctctagaacgtacaatctaggaaaaacactatccaatcatactgaacggaccgttaacgatgattggattctgatgccgtctatcaaactgcaatttgctcctccctccccctccttccccctgtgcgcgtacccttcttcgtgaacgaattacgcgtccagaagcttggcaggaagctaaactagagccagcttggctagcacctagcattattaaacgtatagttagcatatactaaatacggcaacgatcaatgcttgctgtcagaacagcaagaaaagggttgggacttttgacctgtgtattttcaaaatgcagcttcgctggactcaaaatccaggatctcctaccctacctttaaaagtACTTAAAAGTTATATCAGATAAATCAAGTAAAAAGTCAAGACAAGAAAAATTAAGTAAAATCGGGAATTGAACGAGATGAAAAGGTCAAAATAAAGCGAAAAATTGAGCCACAAAGCGCCTCAAAAGTAATTCGTGAGATCTTATATTCCGTCTTAACACTTACTCACGCTTAGTACAAGTCTGTTCTGGATTATGTTCCGGTAGAGTGGTATTACTTGACTGATTATGATCTATTTTGTGATCGATCTAGAAAACTTCCAGCCTTACTGAGGCTGATTATTTTCACAATCTTTTGATACTTTACGGTCTACTTTCTAGCTCTGTGTTGTATGTGACAGAGATGAAGATGGAAGATCCCGTCCCGCCTTCACAGACTTCTTTCATAAAGCCTAAGAGAAGCCCTTGGCACAGAGCAACACTGCAAAGTCAACTGCCTCTGCAACACTGATAAATGAGTTTTCCAGTACAAGCGTGTCTTCGAGAGTGCTTGTGACGTGATAGAGGAAGCACGGCCGATGCACTCAGTGAAATCCCCTGCTTTactcaattctttttttttgttttaaagcaggGTATGGATGGATGTCCTGGTGCAAAATTGGACCTACTTTGTCTGGAGACGTTATCAGTCACACTGGCGTTGTCCTCGGATATATTATCGCTCACATCGCTGACATATGACTCATCATCTGAGCCCTGTGAGGGATACAGGTACGGAGAAGAGTGTGTCAGAGCAGCGGAGTATATCACTAACTGATCAGAACAGGAGACCAACTAAGTCTCACACATAGACATTCTCACAGCCATTGCATATTGCCAGTGGCTAGCAAACTGCAGCAGTCATCTGCTATCTGTCCCACTGCAGCAACAGTGGCACGAGACACTGCAGCATTTTCATACTTTATATATAGAAATGCAATGAGGCCACTGATACCATCAGGGAGGAGCAGACTGTAGCTGCTTTCTGTAAAAGCCTCTCTGACAATCTGCTGCTGGTGAGGGTTTAGTCAGCAGCGTAAAACAGATTCAAACAGAGCTGGCATCAGAGCTACGGGGTGGGGAACTGATGACATTCCTTGGAGAATTATCCATCAGTGCATGTCAGGGGAGCTGCAACGCTTCATAGCATGAAGGAGATCTTACATGGTAAATGTGGAGCAGGATGTTCGCAGCATTAAACGAGGGGAGAAGGCAGAAATGGTTGTTTAGAATGATGGACCAAGCTGCCTTTATAACAGAGCTTCAAGCCATAAAATCATGAGCGAGAGACAAATGATTCTAAGACCCAGCAGAGGGATGAGGCCTTGGAGAAGATTCAAAAGGAACCCCCcacatgtgtgtgtttaagaTTCTGTTGTATGCTTGGTGTTAACTAGCATAGTTAACTGCTGACTAACACAGCGCCATCTTTTTGTGGCTTTTCGACAGAAGCGCTAATTCAACCCACCCCTTGATGCATTTCTATTACAAACGACACGTCACAGTCCAAAAAGCCATATTCTCTTTAAGCCCCGCGTTGTACCTCATTCTCTGAGGAGCTGGCTGACAGAAGCACTTCCTGCGCATCAAAGAACTCAGAGACAGACTCTGACATGGAGAGTCGGCTTTCATTAGAGGCCTGCTGAGTCAGAGGGATCCCCATCTGTTCCACGGCCTGTAGGCAAACACAGCATTTGTTCAGTTTCTCAATACGATGACTGCTTTAAGAACCAAAATGGACCCGGgaaaacagaagcagaaacAACACCAGGGGACAGCACAGAGCTCATAATCCAACAACACAAGTATCCTTGCTAAAGGGCAAGCTCCGATGCATTTCAAATtagtcattttttttcccattaacATGGATGTCAGGTTTTGCATAGAATAATGATCCTTTAAGTTCACCTGCCAGGGCGGACCGGAAAAACTATCAATCTTTAAGAACAGGAATCAATAATGTAACTGACAAATGCAGGAAGGGAACACTGCGGGTACTTCTCCTGCCACGGAGGATGTAGTTTTATCAATATCAGCATGAGAAATTAGCTCTGTCACAGGCAGACTGACAGCTGTGACCTACCTCGTCAGGCGTGGCGATGATGTTCACACTGACAACTTGTTCATTCAGGACAGATTCAGAGTGGATGCGGTTGAGGCGAGTTCGAAGCTCTGCATTTTGGGACAGCGCCTgatgaacaaaaataaaataaaattcaaggATCGATACTTTGATTCTTGACCCACTCCACCCTATCATTATTAGAGGCCTGTTACGTTTGTTGATGCACTTATATGGAGGCTTAAGTAACTAATGTTTAAGCTAACCATGTTATTTTAACATAATTCGTTCTGGTTTACTCCCACTGCTCGGCTGCTTATTCATTCTATGAGTTGTttacaataagaaaaaaaaaaagaagaagtagcACCACTGTGTCTACTGTGGGGGAAAGTAACTACTTTTGGTGTGGACTTTCTGTTCTGTTACTCCGTTTCTCTTCTGTAATTTCTCTGACATTTTACCTGCACAAAAAAagctgtaacacacctgtaacacaatATCTTTAAGTATCTACGTGTCGAAGTAAAGTAAAAAGCAGACCACAAGTAATATGAAAAAATGCCCCTCGTAACCCACATAGCTGACACCCCAGCTGTAGCCATGACAACAGAAAACCCCCGATTATCAACCACCCACAGAGCCCTCCCGTAAAACCTGACCTCCCGTCTGTGACAACCGTGTCACACTAACTTCCAATTAAGAACAAAGCGGAGATAAAGTGGCAAGTGAAACATTTCACTGAAATTATGTCAACAGTTAGCAGAGCAACAGTCCAATTAAATCACTGCGGTGGAGAGACAGCCCCGAGGAGCACAGTTAATGAACTGCACTGCACTTTTCTCTCCATCACCAATTAATATAGGAAAATAAGATAGGACTTTCATGATTCGCTTGCCTGTGCTCTAATCTCCACACGTTGTCTTTTTAATTGTGATTACTTTGCCTGCTTCAGGTAAATTACAGCTTGTGTGTTTCTGTCATCATGAGCGTAGCTGACAGTAAGGCAACTGTAAACTGGGCTCCAGTTCAAAGACACATTGTTCACAGCAGTAATTTCCCTCTGAATGTCCCAGTTTCTCTGATTAATTACGTGAGAAACATCATAATTAGCATCTATAACGTGAAAGCAGTAAAACTTGTCAACAAACAATTGAAATCAACCACGCAGAGCAGTGGCACAGAGCTATCGTGGGGTTTTAGGGTGCTCGTTACCTGCGACAGAGACTTCCTGAGAGAGTTGATCTGGGCTGACTGGTCCGTCTGCTCCTGCTCGGATAAAATCTGTTTGATCTTTTCTTTCTCGATGGCCACAGTGTTGAAGGCCGACTTCAGCAGCGAGTGGActgaagaaagacaaaaaagaaagcaaaaaaaaattgaactTCGGCCCCCGCCGCACAACAATTCAGGCTTCCTCAGTCGCTTTGCCTTAATCCCTGAATAAAATCTTCATTCTCAAAACACTGATTGAAACTCTCAGTTGAACTGATTTAATTTCTCAAAATAATACAGCACATGCATTTCACACTGGGCCACACAATTCCATCAACTGCTTTTAATGTTAGAGCGACTCTGCATGTGTTCTTAACTTGTTATATCACGTGTGTTTGACTCTCCATAAAAACCACTTACCGAACAAAATACATTATTAACATTATGATGACTGTTAtattacaattacaattacACACTTGATTAGCCAGTGACAAAAATGAATCACATTTCgattaaaatgaaaaactttTTCAGTGTTCTGCCCTACTGTCAGCTGTATTTATCAACATGTTCAACCATTTACAGCCAAATCTACAATGAGAAAATATTCGAGCCCTTCAGTCATGGCAAGATGCAAGTCCAGAATTTCAACATGATGAGAGAGTTCAATTTGGCTTTCTTGTGTTCACATTAACTGACACTCGTTTTTCCACACAAACGCAGCACTTGTTACATATGGTGGTGGCAGAAGGGCAACAGCAGACTACGTTATTCTAACTGATGAAGAAGCATTTGATCTTGGCGGCATTTATACACCGGTGGATGAATCCATTACTCGTGACACATGATGTATTAAATTAAGTATGATGAATGAGTTAGCAGGTCATATGAACTGCTGAACTTGATACCTTCACGTACTTACTGTTTTCATGGCTAGCTGACAATTTTGACGCGAACATGCTTGCTTCTTTTAAAATGACACGGGGATGTTCTTAAATCCTTCAATCCAGACTATTTTACTTTACACGATTTgactttttctacttttttacATTACTTTGTGAAGGAGGCAGTGTCAGAGCAGAGATATTTTTCAGTGGTTGTCAGCAGTATTCCACAAAAACTAACTAGTTTTGGGACTACTGATGGAAAGTAGCCTGGAGCTGAATCTGAGTAAATTTTTCCTAAATTTGCAGGACAGGGCATTGGGTTGGGGTCAGCTGGGGTCCTTCTGGTCCCTCTGGAATTTGCATGATCTCTTTGTGCCTGTGTGAGTTTTCTTCACATGCTCTGGCTTCCAAACGCAGTCCAAACAAATTCCTTATCTGATTTTAAATTCCACtttgtaccccgcctctcgccaaGTGccagctgggataagctccagtCCCCAGACAGCCCTGTACTACTGCGGATATCACTAATGGATGGCGAGGGCACTGGCATTGGTGGAGAACATTGTTCTCTGTGTTTCCTGCCATGTAATTCATTAATAATGATGATGTAACCGAGAAACATCTGGATAAGAATAAGATGCAGTTTGCGATATTCCACAATAGGGTTTACCTTTCTGGGCAAGGGTGCAGAATTCCTCCTGAAGTTTAAAGTAGTCGCTGGCATATTCCATGCTGTCTGTCAAGCGTGAGACCGGGGGCTGAAAGTCCACCAGCTCCGCACACAAGTTAGGATTGGATGAGTGCAGGCGGACTGGGGACATGCTTGCAGACAGAGGAACCTGAAGAGAGATCCCAACCAACCACAGAGGACAACTGTCAACCACCTGAAAGGCACAATAACAAAGCTAATGTTTTGTCTCTCTGACAGCCAGACCATCTTTGAGGACCAGGAACCTTGGTCCAACAAAGCGAACAGTAGTCATTCCTGAATGTGCATTGTGTAAACTGTTCAATATTTTGACACGACACACCGACACGTCACAGTcggtggggttacatggcactgaaaggatcggattattggctaaattacaataagaaagagttgagcaagggtaattatagGGTTAttaatctctggtcgtgctttaaactggttcaagtcctatctggaggacaggaaatattttgttgaaattggtaactgtgtctcagaccaaatggctatgacctgtggggttccccaggggtcaatcctgggatccgtattgttcaatctgtacatgcttccattaggccagctaatacgcagctataatgtgtcctaccacaactatgcagatgacactcacaCTCAGATTGTGttgctgcatcgaacagatcagtgtgtggatgtaaaacaattttctccagctaaactcagacaaaactgaaatcattgtctgtggcccacagaaacaaagagaaagtgttatccaattatccgatcctttcagtgccatgtaaccccactgactgagatGCGGCAattctctttttgtttcagttcaattcaattattTTGAAGGAATAGAACACAATATAACTGCCTCCTGATTCACACTGCTCATATCCTCCTTCAGAGCAGAAATCTTTTGAATCATAAAGGTCGTAGGACATCAAGAATCTAGGTCACCCTGGGAAGAAGTATTATTAGCGAGTGTAATTAAATTAATCCAAAGAACTAGAAGGTTAGCTTTGGAAAATGTTTCCCCACTTTTTGACTGAGCTGTCGCAGATCAGCGGTGAAACATTTTTTACTACCACACAATAAGCCATTTGACTTGCTCGTTTCAGAAATGTGAAGGTAACTCACTGAGAGGCTTTGTTCTACCACAGATCTGATACATGAAAGTTGCATGCATCGAAAAAGGAAACACATCAAGCAGCATAGGTTAatgaaatagacaaaaaaaaaaaagagtagataagcaaaaaaatgtgttcaggccaagcaCTAGTAAGTGTGCACTGGGCTGCGGACtcaagaacaaaacaaacaagaaagtgAACAAAGAGGACAGAATAAGCTAAATAGAATACAAAAACATAGTCCCCGGCTAAAAACTGTGGTACTGCATTATAGATTACGCTAAGAGTCTCTGCAAACCCCTAACAAACACTGTCTACCACTTATGCATCAaaacttagggttagggttttatGTGGGCTATAAGaattatacatacatttagtcAGATATATTGCTTTGAAGTAAGTGTGAAATTTActgcatgcatggttgtttcaGTTCCTGAGATCTGCAAATATGTAAGCAACCAAATTCTGCtcgagtgtgtttgtgtctgtgagtGACAGAGTAGAGGTCTGGAGAGTGGTACCTGAAGCTGGAATTTTGCATCTTTTCCGACACTTTTTGTTCTCCATCTTCTGTTCAAgcgcttttctttctttgacaATTCTACGCAATTGGCCTTTGAGGCACATGTGGATCAGAGCATGCAAAGTACGGTTAATAGGACAAACacattacaaaacaaacaaaaaaaacgttcaaaaaaaaaaagaaaacaggtcGCAGTGAAATGGGctggaaacaaagatgaaatgtGCTGTGTGAAAAATGCATTTTAGTCAAAAACGGTAACAGATTAGAAATGAATAGATCGTGAACCGCTAAGAAGCAGCAGGTGTGCCTACACGGTTAATGACTGCAGGGGTTTTAAAAGACTACACTTTTTTAAGACTGAAACTCTTTTTTTACACACACCTATACACAAACATAGATTCAGACTTCATCCTTCAGGAGAGAACAGTGTAGAAAGAAAACCTAGAAATGAAACACTGCCTAAATAGTTTCCCCTGCTCGCTGTTATAGCTGTGTGTGTCCATGAGTTTCTCTATGTtcatgcaggtgtgtgtgtgtgtgtgttttacctgCATATCTGTGAAGTTGGGCGCCGACTGCGTCCTCTGTAGTATCTCCAGACTCTGCAATAACCGGCTTAGTTCGGTCAGGTTGGACTGACAGCGTGCGAGCTCTGAAAATAAAATTTACACCCACAAGCTCACAAACGCATTACAAAACAGTCACCGATCCACATTCACATCCACAAGGATTTATCGAAAGGCGGGAGGCATGATTTAATCCACTCTCGTGCAAAAAGATCTGATTTGTTCACAGCGTGAGGAGGGGAAATTGCACTTACCCTCTGCACATTTGTCCATCTCCTCTGACTCCTGCAGCCAAGCAGCCACCTTGCTCTGTCCGTTGCTGTAGGAGGCCGGCAGGCTGCTGTTGCTGCCGCTGCTGGGAGCCGCCGGCTGCCACGGCAAGCTGCTCGGCTTGGCCTGCTGTGGTGACGAGTTAACGGACAGGGTCagagagaaatgtttttttttctttttctgaagcATCGTGTCACTCTCTGTTATTGTGGGCAACGGACTTGTTAGTAGTCCACAAGGAATTGATGGTACTTATTCAAATGGCAATGATGTCGCTTAAGAATCAATATTCTTGATTAATGCCACAACTAATACATAAATCACGATGATTTATCGATTAACTTCGAAATGATTATACCAACAACAGGGGTTTCATGTCACGTAGCATGAACCTGATCATCAGAGTGTATCATGTTCTACACGTTCAAATTAACGTGGCTCATGTATAAGACCCTGTTACCACTATTTTGAAAAGCATTTTAACCTGAAAGCTTCTACAATCTGCTTTATTATAATTGCTGTGGATCAACATTGGCACTGTTCTGTACAGAAAAGCATAAGTAGAGATGCACCGATTGCAATTTTCTCGGCTGATTCCGATCTGCTGCTCACaatattttaatttcttttgatttttttttttttaacaattcaaCTGTAAAAAACTAGGATTCCAAATAAGTTACATTTTTATCCGAAATCACCCCAGGCTACAGGGCCTTCTCAGACTACTAAAACTGACTAAACAGAAGGTGGTTTTGTTCAAGAAAAGGAATTACAGCATCTCCTCCTTTATGAACCAGGTGATGggtattttcttcttcttcttttttagtAATATTAAAAGTTACAGTGAATCTGTTCAGCGGCCAAGACTGAAGGTCAATGCTAGTTTCAAACGACCTGGAAAACAATACGCTCTTTGACAGCTTCTAAGATAAATAATGATCAAAACAGAAAGAATCTGCAGTCAGCTGCCTCTATAAAGGCTGCCATGCTGAACTTTTCCTATTCCTTTGCTGGAATATCTGAGCCTATGATGTGGCGGATAATTCTGACTAGAGGACTGGAGTCGTTCATTAAAGCTGGTCTTCAGAGAAAGCTGAAGCCAGATGCTCTGAATCCAAATCTGACTGATCACCTCTAATGGCCTCCGTGAGGCATGAAGCATCACTCCCAGGAGAAGCTGCTCCGACTGCATCCTTACATTTACCCACACTCCAATCACACCAACAAGGCCGGGTTTCACACCACATTGGAAATAGTCTTGACAAACAATCCATTTTGTAATCCTAATGCTTTGGGTACAATTACCTGTTCAATCAGATTTACTGCATTAGGCAGTTATCTGTCCACAATCCACATCCATTAGTGTAGCAATTAGTCACATAATGCAGGGAACATATCAGGACCCTGGTGACAACTGAAATGTGGAGCAAGTTTTGAGGTCACACCAAGCCAAACAGTTACTGTTGGCAACTGTTGACCTCACCGCTGCTGCGGTGTCAGCAGCACAGAGTCAGACACAATCCCATCTGAATATAAAACGTTTGTCTACTGTTGGCTGGATTTTACTTCCTCTTTTCAGTGAGGTGTCTTGGTATATTGTTCCAATGTCTCAATATCCGTGACGTACTCTTCCTGAATATTAGCTGTAGACTGTTGAAAGCCAAGCTGATCTTAAAGCAGAGATCAAGTGTGAAAAGTAGTCTAACTTCTTGGTGTAGTGGACTGATAACCAGTTCAGATTTGTGAGGGACAGTCTGGATGTTTTTGTGGATTTGCTTTCCTTCTAAGGGTGACAATCAATACCGCACCAGGTCTGTAGCTATTTGTCACACAAGACATTGTAGCCTTCAGCTGTTTAGCCCAACTTACCAAAGAGAccagaaacatggagaaatatCTAGCATGCGGGACAAATATTTGCATTACGACGATGAGCGGAGCCCACCTTTGGTTCATGTACTACACTCGGGGCGGGTTGGGGGGACTCCATGGCAGCAGAGGGAGGAAACGTTCGCATGGTGGCATCCCGAGGAGATCGCACGATCTCATTCTGCCGATAAAGCCGGTGATGACGCAGCTTTGACACCCAGGCATCAAATATGTCTTGAGACTTGACCTAAAGAGGGGGAGGACAATGAGCTTTGACCCATGGTCATCTGATGAGCTTCTGTTTGAAATACTGAGCGATCATCTGTCTTACCTTCAGGTGATAGATATGCTCTTCGGTGTCCAGGTCGATGCGGCGTGCCCTCTTTTTGATGGACATGACAGAGAGGCCGACATCGATGCTGCCATGAAGTTTTCCTTTTTGTATCTGAGGACATTGATGGATACATACACCTTATGGCGTAGATAATGTTTTGTGGTTTATGCACACACATTATTCTTTATTGTCTGTTTACTACTTTTCAGAGCAAATCTATGTCACATAAAGGCCTAAAATAACTATTCCCCATGGTGTCAAAAACGTATGCTCGGATCGTATGATCGAGCACAAGGCCTCGGTCATTATTCCGAACAAGAGCTTCTTGTACCGCAGGGATCGCTCATTGTTGCTCTTGTGGGAGCTTTCCAGAGACTTTCCAGATTAAAGAAGCATTAAATCTATATCAACATGTTTGTTTGAGGCAAAACTCAGGAAAGATTTAGTCTTCAGTCGGCTGTTACACATCAGTTGCTGATGAGTGCCTAAAAAGTTGTGTGCAAGTAAAGAAGATGAAGGACGTTTCTATTTCTGTTCAGAAATGCATAGATTCTAAAAATGATGACTTATGCCTCTCGAATGTGATGCTGAAATATCTTTGAGGGGTTTTGGaatttttcatttaactttCACTGTCAGTTCTGCAGATCAGCTGTGTTTTCTTCTGGATCAACATAATCAAGAAAGCTGAAAGTGAAATGGAGCTGAGGCTCTGCGAATGTTGGTGTCACCGATGATCATTTACATCATCGATGAAAAGACTAAGCACTAAAACCCTGTTAATGAAGCGATTACAAATGTGCTGGAATTGTTAGTTTCTTCGTGTATTATTTTTCCACTTCAGTAAAGTTTTAGCTTTTGCGCTGAGGCAATATTGTTGCAGATATTCCAGCTGACTCATTGTTAAACCAAGCAGAGGTCAGGCCAGGCTGCACTGCTCCTGCCTGTGGGTTATAATCAGGGTTACTTACATCAAGAGGGGACTTGGAATACTTCAGGATCCCATTGTCCAGAACGAAAAAACGCTGCAAAGAAAATAACCACCAAAATAGTTAAAAGAGAGCAAGGTCGGAAATGACAAATagtgaagaaaataaatcagataACACTCGTTAAAATCAGACATTCTAATCGTTTTCtataaaaaatacaaatgcaAGAATTTTATCGTTAAAATATTCCACTAAATAGGACTCTGTGTGTTTTGTCTAATCCTGTTTTCTGCTGACATTAACACATCGGCTAATGCTAAATATCAAAAAAATATTCAGTGACCttacagggaaaaaaaagcagggaGGGGTAGGGCAACAACGTTTTATTGGATTGCAAACAGTTGTGTAGTGGTTGTGTCCTGCAGCAAAGCTTCTGTGTGTCACTTTGCCTGTGGATCCTACCTTGTGCCAGCCTTTCAGGGGCCATTTCCGCTTCTTCAGCATAAAGCCTTCGTGTTTGTCAGGCCTCTGGACGTTGCTCTGACCAATTTTCAGCCCCTCAATTATTTCCCAGCTGTCTGCCTCCtggagaaacagaaaaaaaaaaccatacaGCATTGTCAGAACTAATCCAATCACTCTTCTGGCAGAAGACAGAAACTGGGGACACGTTCGCTGTGataaacagaaaacatgtccctgtttgctttcatgaggaaaacaacaacaatcacATGTACCACTTCTTTTCACCCTTCCACTAcacatttgaaagaaaaaaaatactgccCTACTGAAGTTCCTCCTGCTCTCTCAGCATTTCCGCTCCATTAGCTTTCTCCTGACTATGCTCTTCCTGCTCCTAGT contains:
- the osbpl6 gene encoding oxysterol-binding protein-related protein 6 isoform X3; the protein is MLKKRKWPLKGWHKRFFVLDNGILKYSKSPLDIQKGKLHGSIDVGLSVMSIKKRARRIDLDTEEHIYHLKVKSQDIFDAWVSKLRHHRLYRQNEIVRSPRDATMRTFPPSAAMESPQPAPSVVHEPKQAKPSSLPWQPAAPSSGSNSSLPASYSNGQSKVAAWLQESEEMDKCAEELARCQSNLTELSRLLQSLEILQRTQSAPNFTDMQANCVELSKKEKRLNRRWRTKSVGKDAKFQLQVPLSASMSPVRLHSSNPNLCAELVDFQPPVSRLTDSMEYASDYFKLQEEFCTLAQKVHSLLKSAFNTVAIEKEKIKQILSEQEQTDQSAQINSLRKSLSQALSQNAELRTRLNRIHSESVLNEQVVSVNIIATPDEAVEQMGIPLTQQASNESRLSMSESVSEFFDAQEVLLSASSSENEGSDDESYVSDVSDNISEDNASVTDNVSRQMANGDFAGSAFRNGRRICLPAPCPDTSNINLWNILRNNIGKDLSKVSMPVELNEPLNTLQRMCEELEYSELLDKAAETEDPFERMVLVAAFAISGYSSTYYRAGSKPFNPLLGETYECIREDKGFCFFSEQVSHHPPISACHCESKNFTFWQDVRWKNKFWGKSMEILPIGSVNLTIPRFGDHYEWNKVTTCVHNILSGRRWIEHYGEITIRNTKSSACLCKLTFVKGNYWSSNVNEVQGFVMDQEGKVIHRLFGKWHEGLYCGVPPSAKCIWRPGSMPTDYELYYGFTRFAIELNELCPELKDVLPRTDARFRPDQRHLEEGNLEMASSEKQRIEDAQRVRRKWNEDNNVKHEPLFFKKVVDANHRERWVSNNTYWELRKNPGFINMEPTVSLW
- the osbpl6 gene encoding oxysterol-binding protein-related protein 6 isoform X1, whose amino-acid sequence is MSQYHHYQRGPHSRAMSSEERSSTPVNKTSTPVHKSASSSSSSQRDSRQEADSWEIIEGLKIGQSNVQRPDKHEGFMLKKRKWPLKGWHKRFFVLDNGILKYSKSPLDIQKGKLHGSIDVGLSVMSIKKRARRIDLDTEEHIYHLKVKSQDIFDAWVSKLRHHRLYRQNEIVRSPRDATMRTFPPSAAMESPQPAPSVVHEPKQAKPSSLPWQPAAPSSGSNSSLPASYSNGQSKVAAWLQESEEMDKCAEELARCQSNLTELSRLLQSLEILQRTQSAPNFTDMQANCVELSKKEKRLNRRWRTKSVGKDAKFQLQVPLSASMSPVRLHSSNPNLCAELVDFQPPVSRLTDSMEYASDYFKLQEEFCTLAQKVHSLLKSAFNTVAIEKEKIKQILSEQEQTDQSAQINSLRKSLSQALSQNAELRTRLNRIHSESVLNEQVVSVNIIATPDEAVEQMGIPLTQQASNESRLSMSESVSEFFDAQEVLLSASSSENEGSDDESYVSDVSDNISEDNASVTDNVSRQMANGDFAGSAFRNGRRICLPAPCPDTSNINLWNILRNNIGKDLSKVSMPVELNEPLNTLQRMCEELEYSELLDKAAETEDPFERMVLVAAFAISGYSSTYYRAGSKPFNPLLGETYECIREDKGFCFFSEQVSHHPPISACHCESKNFTFWQDVRWKNKFWGKSMEILPIGSVNLTIPRFGDHYEWNKVTTCVHNILSGRRWIEHYGEITIRNTKSSACLCKLTFVKGNYWSSNVNEVQGFVMDQEGKVIHRLFGKWHEGLYCGVPPSAKCIWRPGSMPTDYELYYGFTRFAIELNELCPELKDVLPRTDARFRPDQRHLEEGNLEMASSEKQRIEDAQRVRRKWNEDNNVKHEPLFFKKVVDANHRERWVSNNTYWELRKNPGFINMEPTVSLW